From Pseudonocardia autotrophica, one genomic window encodes:
- a CDS encoding LysR family transcriptional regulator produces the protein MLDAHRLRVFRSVVASGSVQAAAANLGYTPSAVSQHITALQRETGLVLFERAGRGLRVTAAGTVLAAQADAILARLGEAEIVVADLRAGRTGTLSVSYFASVGAAWMPGVVRRLTTDFPGVRLDLALREYLPDDPAQRSDVQVAVERSEFAAWPGFGVVHLLDDPYVVVLPDTHPLADRAEIELAELAGERWVDNDVARGWCRRNLIEACSAAGFRPPFHVEAHDYPTAMAFVGAGIGVTVLPRLGAARLPPGTRAVPVVRPEPVRSILAVVRDAVADTPPVVAALAELRAVAGCSALGALGALGAPGVPEVLGALSPAAAPSAR, from the coding sequence ATGCTCGACGCGCATCGCCTGCGGGTGTTCCGGTCCGTCGTCGCGAGCGGATCGGTGCAGGCGGCCGCCGCGAACCTGGGCTACACGCCGTCGGCGGTCAGCCAGCACATCACCGCGTTGCAGCGGGAGACCGGGCTCGTGCTGTTCGAGCGGGCCGGGCGCGGCCTGCGGGTGACGGCCGCCGGCACGGTGCTGGCCGCGCAGGCCGATGCGATCCTCGCCCGGCTCGGCGAGGCCGAGATCGTCGTCGCGGACCTGCGGGCCGGCCGGACCGGGACGCTGTCGGTGTCGTACTTCGCCTCCGTCGGTGCCGCCTGGATGCCCGGTGTGGTGCGCAGGCTGACCACCGACTTCCCCGGCGTGCGGCTGGACCTGGCGCTGCGCGAGTACCTGCCCGACGACCCGGCGCAGCGCTCCGACGTGCAGGTCGCGGTGGAACGGTCGGAGTTCGCGGCCTGGCCCGGGTTCGGCGTGGTGCACCTGCTCGACGATCCGTACGTCGTCGTGCTCCCGGACACGCACCCGCTGGCGGACCGGGCCGAGATCGAGCTGGCGGAGCTCGCGGGCGAGCGCTGGGTGGACAACGACGTCGCCCGCGGCTGGTGCCGGCGCAACCTGATCGAGGCCTGCTCAGCAGCCGGGTTCCGGCCGCCGTTCCACGTGGAGGCGCACGACTATCCGACCGCGATGGCGTTCGTCGGGGCCGGGATCGGGGTCACCGTGCTCCCCCGGCTCGGTGCGGCGCGGCTCCCGCCCGGGACCAGGGCGGTGCCGGTCGTGCGCCCGGAGCCGGTGCGCTCGATCCTGGCGGTGGTGCGGGACGCCGTCGCGGACACCCCGCCGGTCGTCGCCGCACTGGCCGAGCTCCGTGCGGTCGCGGGCTGCAGTGCCCTCGGAGCCCTCGGAGCCCTCGGTGCACCCGGAGTCCCCGAAGTGCTGGGCGCCCTCAGCCCTGCGGCCGCACCATCAGCTCGGTGA
- a CDS encoding DMT family transporter produces the protein MTPSPALHRALPLVAAAVTVVLWASAFVGIRAVGHELSPGALALGRMLVGSATLTAIVLAVRARRGPPVRRLSPALLGAVALWGAAWFGLYNLALNAAERHLDAGTTALLVNVAPVVVAVLAGLLLGEGFPIRLLIGMAIAFSGVVLIAATTSAGGADVAGVLLGLLAALLYAGAAVAQKRLLARIDALTVTWLGALAGTVALLPFLPALLTEITAAPASAVAGTVYLGVFPTAIAFLTWGYALSRTSAGRLAAATYAVPPIVVLMSWVLLGEIPAVLALAGGVLCLAGVAVATRRTRPAPDRPVGRPIPAA, from the coding sequence ATGACGCCGTCCCCCGCCCTGCACCGGGCTCTCCCTCTCGTCGCCGCTGCCGTCACCGTCGTGCTCTGGGCCTCGGCGTTCGTCGGCATCCGGGCGGTCGGACACGAACTGTCGCCGGGCGCGCTCGCGCTGGGCCGGATGCTGGTCGGCTCCGCGACGCTGACGGCGATCGTGCTGGCGGTACGCGCCCGGCGGGGTCCGCCCGTCCGCCGGCTGTCACCGGCGCTGCTCGGCGCGGTCGCGCTGTGGGGCGCCGCCTGGTTCGGGCTCTACAACCTGGCACTCAACGCCGCCGAACGCCACCTGGACGCCGGCACCACCGCACTGCTGGTGAACGTCGCCCCGGTGGTCGTCGCGGTGCTGGCCGGGCTGCTGCTCGGCGAGGGCTTCCCGATCCGGCTGCTGATCGGGATGGCGATCGCGTTCAGCGGTGTCGTGCTGATCGCGGCGACCACCTCCGCCGGTGGGGCCGACGTCGCAGGGGTGCTGCTCGGGCTGCTCGCCGCGCTGCTCTACGCCGGGGCCGCGGTCGCGCAGAAGCGGTTGCTCGCCCGGATCGACGCACTGACCGTCACCTGGCTGGGCGCGCTCGCCGGGACCGTGGCGCTGCTGCCGTTCCTGCCGGCACTGCTCACCGAGATCACCGCCGCACCGGCCTCAGCCGTCGCCGGGACCGTGTACCTCGGCGTCTTCCCCACCGCGATCGCGTTCCTGACCTGGGGATACGCCCTCTCCCGGACGAGTGCGGGCCGGCTCGCCGCCGCCACCTACGCGGTGCCGCCGATCGTCGTGCTGATGTCCTGGGTGTTGCTCGGTGAGATCCCGGCCGTGCTCGCGCTCGCCGGTGGTGTGTTGTGCCTGGCCGGCGTCGCCGTCGCGACCCGCCGGACGCGTCCGGCCCCCGACCGGCCGGTCGGACGACCGATCCCCGCCGCCTGA
- a CDS encoding DUF1707 SHOCT-like domain-containing protein, with the protein MGDEQGDDGKALIRVSDAERQETAERLKLAHDEGRLSLTEYDDRLRAAYAATVRADLVALEADLPRVKRKDLPAVRARKAEAERADQIRDYAKEWRSWAGVAVLLTTIWGITSIASGQLNFFWPMFPIGIWGAVLVAQLFWRDD; encoded by the coding sequence ATGGGGGACGAGCAGGGGGACGACGGCAAGGCTCTGATCCGGGTGTCCGACGCCGAACGGCAGGAGACCGCCGAGCGATTGAAGCTGGCACACGACGAGGGCAGGCTGTCGCTGACCGAGTACGACGATCGGCTGCGCGCCGCATACGCCGCGACGGTGCGCGCCGATCTCGTCGCGCTCGAGGCGGACCTCCCGCGGGTCAAGCGCAAGGACCTGCCTGCGGTGCGCGCCCGGAAGGCGGAGGCCGAGCGGGCCGACCAGATCCGCGACTACGCCAAGGAGTGGCGGTCCTGGGCCGGGGTGGCCGTGCTGCTCACCACGATCTGGGGGATCACCTCGATCGCGTCCGGCCAGCTGAACTTCTTCTGGCCGATGTTCCCGATCGGGATCTGGGGCGCCGTGCTGGTCGCCCAGCTGTTCTGGCGGGACGACTGA
- a CDS encoding UPF0158 family protein, translating to MLDPGRVDLAALADALDDRSPEVSWYLDPGSGAVAQLPGGDAAVPADWVLIEPVTSRESYRDMSEFTAGVQHRRAGALLDRAIDGRGAFRRFKNTLFEFPEVRDQWYRFRDARSRRRAVDWLAAAGLISEADAERVRVRHPDPDPSNEDVPAAVADDLVAHYGPRLRQVLLFGSWASGEGSVESAIDLLVVLDDEQGPVDPWQELRAMDDLLWLHTRRSGLTISALPVGQQELARPGDPTVIRARAEAVRVR from the coding sequence ATGCTCGATCCCGGCCGCGTCGACCTGGCCGCGCTGGCCGATGCGCTCGACGACCGGTCGCCCGAGGTCAGCTGGTATCTCGATCCCGGCTCCGGGGCGGTCGCGCAGCTCCCCGGGGGCGACGCGGCGGTGCCGGCCGACTGGGTCCTGATCGAGCCGGTGACCAGCCGCGAGTCGTACCGGGACATGTCCGAGTTCACCGCGGGCGTGCAGCACCGGCGGGCCGGGGCGCTGCTCGACCGGGCGATCGACGGGCGGGGTGCGTTCCGCCGGTTCAAGAACACCCTGTTCGAGTTCCCCGAGGTACGCGACCAGTGGTATCGCTTCAGGGACGCCCGTTCCCGGCGCCGCGCGGTCGACTGGCTGGCCGCCGCCGGGCTGATCTCGGAGGCCGACGCCGAACGCGTCCGGGTCCGTCATCCCGATCCCGACCCGTCCAACGAGGACGTGCCGGCGGCCGTCGCCGACGATCTCGTCGCGCACTACGGGCCGCGGTTGCGGCAGGTGCTGCTGTTCGGGTCCTGGGCCAGCGGCGAGGGCTCGGTGGAGTCCGCGATCGATCTGCTCGTGGTGCTCGACGACGAGCAGGGCCCGGTCGACCCGTGGCAGGAGCTCCGGGCGATGGACGACCTGCTGTGGCTGCACACGCGGCGCAGCGGGCTGACCATCAGCGCGCTGCCGGTCGGGCAGCAGGAGCTGGCCCGGCCGGGTGACCCGACGGTGATCCGGGCCCGTGCCGAGGCGGTGCGGGTGCGATGA
- a CDS encoding HEPN domain-containing protein — protein sequence MSTDRHRPGIARARTELAGARLLAEHGYADAAVSRSFHAAFRAAETALLVLGETRAEHSDVVSAFVRRVVRERSLDPHAGRLLRSLYNRRGLADHSDVPAAAAESESALDDAAFVIDAVASWLAQPALSSPPDPSSGTTRRPAKPVRRARPARAAES from the coding sequence ATGAGCACCGACCGGCACCGCCCCGGGATCGCCAGGGCCCGCACCGAACTTGCCGGCGCCCGGTTGCTCGCCGAGCACGGCTACGCCGACGCGGCGGTCTCGCGCTCGTTCCACGCCGCGTTCCGGGCGGCCGAGACGGCGCTGCTGGTGCTGGGGGAGACCAGGGCCGAGCACTCCGACGTCGTCAGCGCGTTCGTCCGGCGGGTGGTCCGGGAACGTTCGCTGGATCCGCACGCCGGACGGCTGCTCCGCTCGCTGTACAACCGCCGCGGCCTGGCCGATCACTCGGACGTGCCGGCGGCCGCGGCGGAGTCGGAGTCGGCGCTGGACGACGCGGCGTTCGTGATCGACGCCGTCGCGTCCTGGCTCGCACAGCCCGCGTTGAGCAGCCCACCGGATCCGAGCAGCGGCACCACCCGGCGGCCGGCGAAACCGGTTCGCCGGGCGCGGCCGGCGCGGGCCGCCGAGTCCTGA
- the leuS gene encoding leucine--tRNA ligase, which translates to MTTETSAAPSTGDRTDRPAFRYDAEMAGRIERKWQDFWEAEQTFHAPGPGEPGSEKPKFYLMDMFPYPSGSGLHVGHPLGFIGTDVLGRYLRMNGHNVLHPMGFDAFGLPAEQYAVQTGTHPRTTTEANIARYRQQLRQLGLGHDPRRSVSTTDIPFYRWTQWIFREIFEAWYDAELDRARPIAELRASYESGARSTPDGRAWAELSEGERRRLIDSQRLAYISEAPVNWCPGLGTVLANEEVTADGRSERGNFPVFRRNLKQWMMRITAYSDRLIGDLDRVDWPESVKAMQRNWIGRSEGARVTFGVCDADAAIEVFTTRPDTLFGATYMVLAPEHPLIETITPAAWPAGTDERWTGGAPTPADAVAAYRAEAARKSELDRQENRDKTGVFTGAYAVNPVNGAEIPVFVADYVLMGYGTGAIMAVPAQDQRDWDFATAFGLPIVRTVDPGADWDGEAFTGDGPAVNSANDEISLDGLGVADAKRTIIDWLAAKGSGEGVVQYKLRDWLFSRQRYWGEPFPIVWDEHGPISLPADQLPVELPDVDDYAPKTYAADDADSEPEPPLSRASEWVNVELDLGDGPKAYRRETNTMPQWAGSCWYYLRYLDPENSERFVSPEAERYWIGKDPSKAQPGTEDPGGVDLYVGGVEHAVLHLLYSRFWHKVLFDLGHVSSEEPFRRLFNQGYIQAWAYTDARGTYVPAEEIVEETGQDGTSRFTWNGEPVTREYGKMGKSLKNVVTPDEMCDRYGADTFRLYEMYTGPMDASRPWSTRDVVGPQRFLQRVWRNLVDEETGEPTVVDTEPGEDVLRALHKAIAGVREDVPALHYNTAAAKLIELNNALTKRGGPVERSVAESLVLMLAPLAPHIAEELWQKLGHDGSLAYAPFPQADERYLVADTVEYPIQVNGKVRSRITVPADAGQDDIRTAALADEKIVAALAGAEPRKVIVVPGRLVNVVR; encoded by the coding sequence ATGACCACCGAGACCAGCGCAGCACCGTCGACCGGTGACCGGACCGATCGTCCGGCCTTCCGGTACGACGCCGAGATGGCCGGCCGGATCGAGCGCAAGTGGCAGGACTTCTGGGAGGCCGAGCAGACCTTCCACGCCCCGGGCCCCGGCGAGCCGGGCTCGGAGAAGCCGAAGTTCTACCTGATGGACATGTTCCCGTACCCGTCCGGCTCGGGACTGCACGTCGGACACCCGCTGGGCTTCATCGGCACCGACGTGCTGGGCCGCTACCTGCGGATGAACGGCCACAACGTGCTGCACCCGATGGGGTTCGACGCGTTCGGGCTGCCCGCCGAGCAGTACGCCGTGCAGACCGGGACGCACCCGCGCACCACCACCGAGGCGAACATCGCCCGGTACCGGCAGCAGCTGCGCCAGCTGGGCCTGGGCCACGACCCGCGCCGGTCGGTCTCGACCACCGACATCCCGTTCTACCGCTGGACGCAGTGGATCTTCCGGGAGATCTTCGAGGCCTGGTACGACGCCGAGCTCGACCGGGCCCGTCCGATCGCCGAGCTGCGCGCGTCGTACGAGAGCGGTGCGCGGTCCACCCCGGACGGCCGGGCGTGGGCCGAGCTGTCCGAGGGCGAGCGCCGCCGGCTGATCGACTCGCAGCGGCTGGCCTACATCTCCGAGGCGCCGGTCAACTGGTGCCCCGGCCTGGGCACGGTGCTGGCGAACGAGGAGGTCACCGCCGACGGCCGCTCCGAGCGCGGCAACTTCCCGGTCTTCCGGCGGAACCTGAAGCAGTGGATGATGCGGATCACCGCGTACTCCGACCGGCTGATCGGCGACCTGGACCGGGTCGACTGGCCGGAGTCGGTCAAGGCGATGCAGCGGAACTGGATCGGCCGTTCCGAGGGGGCGCGCGTCACCTTCGGGGTGTGCGACGCCGACGCCGCCATCGAGGTCTTCACCACCCGGCCGGACACCCTGTTCGGGGCCACCTACATGGTGCTGGCACCGGAGCACCCGCTGATCGAGACGATCACTCCCGCGGCCTGGCCGGCCGGCACCGACGAGCGGTGGACCGGTGGCGCGCCGACCCCGGCCGATGCGGTGGCGGCCTACCGGGCCGAGGCCGCCCGCAAGTCCGAGCTGGACCGCCAGGAGAACCGGGACAAGACCGGCGTCTTCACCGGCGCGTACGCGGTCAACCCGGTGAACGGGGCCGAGATCCCGGTCTTCGTCGCCGACTACGTCCTGATGGGATACGGCACCGGCGCGATCATGGCGGTGCCCGCGCAGGACCAGCGGGACTGGGACTTCGCCACCGCGTTCGGACTGCCGATCGTGCGCACCGTCGATCCGGGCGCCGACTGGGACGGCGAGGCCTTCACCGGCGACGGTCCGGCGGTCAACTCGGCGAACGACGAGATCAGCCTGGACGGGCTGGGTGTCGCCGACGCGAAGCGGACGATCATCGACTGGCTGGCGGCCAAGGGCTCCGGCGAGGGCGTCGTGCAGTACAAGCTGCGGGACTGGCTGTTCTCCCGGCAGCGCTACTGGGGCGAGCCGTTCCCGATCGTGTGGGACGAGCACGGGCCGATCTCGCTGCCGGCCGATCAGCTGCCGGTCGAGCTGCCCGACGTCGACGACTACGCGCCGAAGACCTACGCGGCGGACGACGCGGACAGCGAGCCGGAGCCGCCGCTGTCCCGGGCGAGCGAGTGGGTGAACGTCGAGCTGGACCTGGGTGACGGCCCGAAGGCCTACCGCCGCGAGACGAACACGATGCCGCAGTGGGCCGGCTCCTGCTGGTACTACCTGCGCTACCTGGACCCGGAGAACTCCGAGCGGTTCGTCTCTCCGGAGGCGGAGCGGTACTGGATCGGCAAGGACCCGTCGAAGGCGCAGCCGGGCACCGAGGACCCGGGCGGCGTCGACCTGTACGTCGGCGGTGTCGAGCACGCGGTGCTGCACCTGCTGTACTCCCGGTTCTGGCACAAGGTGCTGTTCGACCTGGGCCACGTGTCGAGCGAGGAGCCGTTCCGCAGGCTGTTCAACCAGGGCTACATCCAGGCCTGGGCCTACACCGACGCCCGCGGCACCTACGTGCCGGCCGAGGAGATCGTCGAGGAGACGGGCCAGGACGGCACGTCGCGTTTCACGTGGAACGGCGAGCCCGTCACCCGGGAGTACGGGAAGATGGGCAAGTCGCTCAAGAACGTGGTGACGCCGGACGAGATGTGCGACCGCTACGGCGCGGACACGTTCCGGCTCTACGAGATGTACACCGGCCCGATGGACGCCTCCCGCCCCTGGTCGACGCGCGACGTCGTCGGCCCGCAGCGGTTCCTGCAGCGGGTGTGGCGCAACCTGGTCGACGAGGAGACCGGCGAGCCCACCGTCGTCGACACCGAGCCCGGCGAGGACGTGCTGCGTGCCCTGCACAAGGCCATCGCCGGTGTCCGGGAGGACGTGCCGGCGCTGCACTACAACACCGCCGCCGCGAAGCTGATCGAGCTGAACAACGCGCTGACCAAGCGCGGCGGGCCGGTCGAGCGATCGGTCGCCGAGTCGCTGGTGCTGATGCTGGCGCCGCTGGCCCCGCACATCGCGGAGGAGCTGTGGCAGAAGCTGGGCCACGACGGATCGCTGGCCTACGCGCCGTTCCCGCAGGCCGACGAGCGGTACCTGGTCGCCGACACCGTCGAGTACCCGATCCAGGTCAACGGGAAGGTCCGGTCGCGGATCACGGTTCCGGCCGACGCCGGGCAGGACGACATCCGGACGGCGGCGCTGGCCGACGAGAAGATCGTCGCGGCACTGGCCGGAGCGGAGCCGCGGAAGGTGATCGTGGTGCCCGGCCGTCTGGTCAACGTCGTGCGGTGA